GTCACTGAATACGTTTGAATACGCGCCATACATGTGTGGTGCACGTCGGTTAAGCACTCACGCGCTACTTATACTCTGCTAGAATTGGCCGCGACCTATGCtctctgctgcctgctgcctgcttgaTGGACTCCCTCTAGAACTTCaccctcttcttctccctttaTTTGTCTGCCTTAATCAACTTCTTAGCGCGAGCCCGCTGCTTGACGGTTGATGGACGTGACGAAATTCATTTACTCTCGCTTGCTCGTGAAAAGCAGTTgcaaaaacggaaatggaaatgactGGTGTAGCTGGtcaaagaaaacggaaaacaaaacaaaaaaaggcgaaaataATGCAACGCTCGGTGATACAGTGGTTCGGTTGTGGTTGCTTCATATTTCGCTTCCAGACATTGCAGTGCCATGAATGTGATTGCCACTAGCGGAACAGGGAGCGGCTCAACGGCATATTATTAGAATGCGTTCTATGCGCTGGTTATTTTACATTACTTTTCCTCTTGCTTTTAAGCGGCTGgctatttattcattttcgtttacttTAAGTGTCGTGCTGCCTGCCTGACAGTCGCTCATCTGCATGCTTATGCGCACTCTCATCGTAACTGCATCTGGGTCACTGTggccggtttttggtcgaATGCATCTCTGCTGCTATACTTATGCAacgaccgttcgttcgttcgttcggtacAGCGCGAACGATGCAGCGAACCATATTTACATTGGACGAAAACAATCTCCTCCGCCTAGGCGGCCCAGAACGCTTCACGCTTCGTCAGTGGGCATGTTTCTTGTTGCAGCACTTTTTGGTTGATGTTAGATGCGATCACGTGCCCGGGAGTTGGTCCTTTAGGTCAATGAGCTTTCGAGGACCAGCGAACCGGCTAGCCCGTGAACATAGCCGTGAAATGCACCGTAAGTGCGACAGATGAACTAGCATGGAGCGGAATGTTGTGTTAAGCTAGCGGGGACTAACGACCATTTTTGGACACTCGCTCAGATGGTGACGGTTCGAGGGGAGAAGAGCGTCGAAAGCTGCAGCACGGTATCGAGTATTCGTTCGCTGTTCATGCTGCTGACTATAGGTAATACTAACTGTGTAATGACCAGCACTAAGCGACTCACCGACGGTAGACGAAGGACACCGATGGTCTGTCTGGTTGCAGAAGATGTTTTGTCACCTGCGAAGAGACAGTTAGGAAGTAACATTAGTTCCGCGTTATGGCTATTTATTATGTGGTATGAGAGGTAGCTTATAGTTTATGAAGTATTGTAGCTTGTGACACAGTTACTTTGGTTTGTCACATGACGTTTACAATGAATGAAAACACCAGAAAGCTGCTACTGCAAAATGCTAGATTAAATTATTCGAATTCATTGCTTCGTTACAAAGTAcgataaatattttcattaaaagttACATAACGCATTGATTTGCAGTTCATCGAAAAAATGTTCTACTACTATATACTGTGCCTCAATATGAACTGCAACCAGCAAAAAGGCATTCATTTCTAGTTGGAATGTGCATAGTTGTGAgcatatttttaatatttgaaaattCCAGTCGGCTGGCTGAAGTCATTGATATCGGATATCACCAAGGGCACTCATTTGATCGCAATTTCTATTACTTCCCCGTGCTCGTGCACTTCAACCGCATACGCATTTCGATGAAATAGTGAAATATGCCACATCCACATCCAAGCAGTCCGCGCATTGAAACGGTTTGgccccattttcccgctccacttACCGAAGGCAAATATGAGAATCATTACACTAAAAGTTTTCCAGGACACAAACCCgtgcccccggggagggagcaAAATGGTCGAAGACCAGTTGACGTTGCTATTATATCACCATCTCTCATACCATAATAGaagcacacacggacacacacgcacatatcAGGACTCTCTCACAGACCGCTAGCAATTTCCTCGCACACTCTTTCACTCTGTTGGATGCTGCCGAACACGGTCGCCAAAAGCTGTTGACATGCCAACCTTTCACCGAAGCTGCTACTCATGAAAGGCTAACTTTCCAGCGAGCAACACGATGAATGACAGGCGGACATGCCCatgcaggctggctggctttcaTTTGATGCCCatcgagggagagagagagagagagaagcgaaagagagggagatcGAGGCCTATGAGTGTTACATCACATGCTGGGGCGGACggtaataaaaaaattaaaaaataaacggTCACACCGGTCGCATCCACGAGCCAATGTTCCTCTTCCTTATTCATCCCAAGGGCATACTGCAACTGATATGCAAATGACCCACACTTGATACAGTTCCGCAGCCTACTGCCTCGACCACCGACGCACTCTCATTTTGATGGGCATCACGGGCATGTAGCCGATTGCTTTGAAGGGGAATCGATGAAACGCACCGGCCAAGGTGCGTGCAGTACAGTGAAAGGGTTGTCCTATTCATGATTTGCGTACGATaatagaaaattgatttttttgtctttttataGCTGCGATACTGCAAGCTGCAAAGAATGGCGTCAATCAATGCGTTGCTCCAGTAACGCTAATGATACCGACCATCCATTCACGCATATTAAGGTTTATGCGAGAGGTTCCATTAGTCTCTGCACTGCAAACGCAACATTGAAATCAATATTGTAAATCATAAACCGATGCTCTCCACTGTGCTTTGATCATCACTCAGAGGTGGTTGCTGGAGTGAAATGTAACATTACGCACGCTATTTTATCCCTTTGAAACTATGAACCGCTTGGCACGGAACATTAATTATACCGAAATTTGACCGACAGTTTTAAGTGCTTTGTGGATAATTCGACGAGGCCTATAGATATTTGATGGCGATGTGTAGTCATGCGTCCTGTAAGGAATCGATTGCATAATGCTACTATGAATATCAATTAAATGAGAATGTATCAAGTTTATAGAAACTTTCCCATGCGCACGGGTAATTAATTCTAGATAGTACTCAACTCAAGCCATATAAGCATCGTTTACCATACACTTTATGCCACAAAAACATAACGTGGTTGTTTTTAACATCCGGTCAATCAGCCCAATCTGGTTCATCCGGTAGTTCGCCAACGAAAAGTTGCAAATCTCTTGCAGCTTGTTACGGTTTTTTTCCCATCCCAAAAATGCCATTGGAACATGTTTTTACAAGTGTCCTGCCAgtaaacgaaccaaccaatggagagagcgcaaaaaaaacggaaaccagtcacacacacacatacacacacaagtaATGACCCAACGATACCACTAGCTGGCCACGGAAAGATGTTTACGCAGGCCACACGTAATAACATTTCCTTTGCTTGTCCCTTTGGCAGACCGGAAACGAGGTAAAGCTACCATTAGCCCCCTCCGGTAAtagaccatcatcattccattGCCGCTTTGCCAAAGGTACACCCCCGCGGAGGTGGGGGCGGAGGTGGCCAGGACAACCGTTCAGCAATCTGGCAAGCGAGCAGGTGAGCTGCAAGATGACGACGGAacgtaccgtcgtcgtcgtcgtcgtcgttagtataccatgctggtggtgcatgCCGAGAATTGTTATGCTACTTTCCGTCGCTTCCCAGCTGCTGATGGCAGGAGGAACAGTACCCCCTTGTGGTGGCGAGATACGGCCGCCATAGCTCATCTGCATGCATGCCTGGccccgagagaaagagagagagagagagagtgcagaaGCGCGATGAATGTGCAACTTTCAAgagtaatttaatttcatgttTTGCCCGCAGCATCGGAGGACACAGGGCCGGGGGGGTTTGGATGGCTTCGGACCGAAATTTGGGCAGCCCATCGCTGGTCGTGACATGGGCAAAAATGGAACTGGCTTTTTTGGGAGGCTATCCAGTTTAGCAAAAGGGCCACCTCGATTGAGACTAGATGCTCAAAGTGGTTTCAaaacattttggttttttttggttgtttagTAGGTCCCGGAACGATTCGAGACCTGAAGAGACATTCACTTGATTAACTCTTAACTCAcataaaagaaacattttaacACTAAAATTATGGATGTATAAGAATCAGTATATGAGAGCTACTTCGTAGATTGATTGTAGAGCGATTCTTGAAAGAGTTCTCCTTCCTCCAGTTACCTTTTATGTGCGTCATGTAGGCGTCGCTGTTCTGATTGTCAAAGTCGGTgccatcgtgatgatgataggaAGACGCGGATGACTGGTCATAGCTCGAGTGGACGTAGTTCACGGGATTGAGGCCAACCGGTGCTGCCGACGCTGCCATCAGCTTTGGCCGTTCGTCCTCCGCCAACCGATCGACGCGCTGCTCGTACACATCGTGAATCTTGGCGACGCAGCTGAACTGAAAGTATCCAAGGAGAGGAGAGACGAACGCATTGATGAATCTAGTTGGCCAGCAGGCACGCTTTGAACAGatcaaaaacgcaaaactccccccaacccccgaCGACAACTCGGGCGCTCCTCGAGTGCTAACGAGCGAAAACTTTTTCTCTAATCAATTGGACGCTTCATCGGAAATCAGCAAATAGCCAGCCGGAACCACTTTGCTGCACATTTCATAATCCATTGCGTCTCATACGGATTGGAATGAATGCCGAAGCATTTCCTGATTGGCTGCCTGGATTAGCATTTACACTAAACATGAAAGCAAAGCCGTAGATTAGCTCCACTTGATCTTCGACGAAGTGATGTTATTTATCTTTCGCAAAGCAACAAAATAACACAAACAGAAATTTCCTCCAAACAGAGATGAAAGGGAATTGAAAGTATTACTGAACACTGAAAGGCAGCTTATTATTTGTTAACAAAATGCAAGCTGTAATCCTGTCCGAAGGGAAGCATTTTAATATTAATGTATAATATATGCCCACAAACCGTAGCGTAACTTACCTTCAGTTTACTGCGTCCCATGAAGTAATGTGAAAGATGGTAGTAAATCCCTAACGTGGAAGTGTTGAGACCACTGCGCGGATCTCTGTACACCGGATACTGTACGGTGTGTGATGCATTTACCTGCAATATGAAAGTGGTCCAAGAAAAGGGTTTCTGTAAGAAGACGCATCttatccttcgcttcgctccgaTTCGCTTGCTTTGCGAGAACCGAACCACATGGCACATTTGAAATTCATGATCGATACGATGTCAATTGCAGCCGAAGCggccagaccagcagcagcaacagcagcggggTGGCACTAACGGTAGTGAAAGGAATTATTGCAGCACATCAATCAATCCTTTCAATCAAACTTATGATTGAATAATAAATCTTTCCGGTGCTTCTTCGCCATCCCATGCGGAGAAGTTTAAGCTGAAACTTACGCTCGAAGAGAAactcttctcctttcccccttccccagcCATGGAAGCGCATTGCGACCATCCCGAGAGTGGCCAAGATGGTCAAATACTGTCTGGTCGAGCATCCATCCTCAACTATCCCAATAATGCAGCTACTTAAAAGGTATAGCTTTAGGGGATTTCCTCGGCATCGACTCGCCGTGGTCCTGGTTGACAGTGCTCGAGCTCGGAAACGGTCCCGTTCCTGGCTATACCTAGGGAATGTCTCTAGGATCCTCGGTAGaagtcgaacgaacgaatcttATCCAACCGGACAGACGAAGCAAACAAGCCATGGGACGGGTCAGTCCCAGGAGCAGTACCATGTACCGCTCCTATACCACCGACCACTTCCACTACCACCTGTTGGCCAACAAAGTCGCCGACAGCCAAAGTCCGGCCCCGGCCTTCTGCCTGCGTTCACCAAACAAAGCAGAGCAAAcgcacaaccgaccgacatgTAGTAGAAATGACAAGTTTATGGGTGTAAATAAAATACAAACTCAGCAACGGCGGTGGCTTACGGGAGATTTAGATTCGTAATGCTAGACGGAATTACAAGTGGGGCCACGGTAGAGGCGGACGATAGTAACGGGCGAACGGATTCGAAGCTCGGTACCGAGCTTTGAAACTTCGAATCTACCCAGTTCGTTTCCATCAACGTACAACGTGCTGGGTGCTTGAGCCACTTGCCGTAGGCCAGCCACCTTCATTCTCTGAacctcggctgctgctgctgctgctgctgctgctgctgttgccatgATGACAGGGATTTGTCGGCGACGGAAGATTGATATTCCGAAGGAttaaagttttaattaaatacatGAAACGATTTCCCttgttgattgaatttccggtccctgctcgctcgctcgcgcatCAACTCCGGTGATGGAGCGCGCCGGCACGAAAATTGTAGAGGAATTCGAGAGTGTTCCAGGTTCTCTTTTTATTCCCCATCCTCATCCGTaacccgcgcgcgcgtgtgtgtgtgtgtgtcagtcaaagtcagctgctgctgggagcCCGACAACAGGGGTCCTACCTTTTTGTCGTCCAAAAGCCACGTAAGGTTGGCCGCTGGTTTCGAGTTGTACGATGTACAGTTGCCTGCCACCACATCACCTATCCGGTAGAACGGTTTGATGCCGGTAATTAGCGGCTTCGTAACGGGAATTTCTGTGAACgggaacaaaaacacaaaaatg
The sequence above is a segment of the Anopheles darlingi chromosome 2, idAnoDarlMG_H_01, whole genome shotgun sequence genome. Coding sequences within it:
- the LOC125952889 gene encoding uncharacterized protein LOC125952889 is translated as MDIRFSMFLSVIAMIDLVITLKDVRVSVPFAIRRGDNANLICHYDMEGDELYSVKWYKGKREFFRYTPKEIPALKAFHVAGVTVELSVSNGSHITLVSVESGTSGKYSCEVSADLPSFDTMIISSEMEVVEIPVTKPLITGIKPFYRIGDVVAGNCTSYNSKPAANLTWLLDDKKVNASHTVQYPVYRDPRSGLNTSTLGIYYHLSHYFMGRSKLKFSCVAKIHDVYEQRVDRLAEDERPKLMAASAAPVGLNPVNYVHSSYDQSSASSYHHHDGTDFDNQNSDAYMTHIKGDKTSSATRQTIGVLRLPSVSRLVLVITQLVLPIVSSMNSERILDTVLQLSTLFSPRTVTI